The following nucleotide sequence is from Aneurinibacillus soli.
TACCGCGCCATCACCGAAATTCACTTTATCGAGAATACCAAGCTCACTCATTAGCTCCAACGTACGGTATACAGTCGCAAGGCCAGTTTCCGGTGCTTTTTGCTTTACGAGCAGCCAGACTTCCTCGGCGGACAGGTGCTTTTCTTCATTTTCAAGCAACACCCGAAGTGTTGCTTCCCGCTGCGGAGTCAGCTTATAACTATGTTCATGCAATTGCTGTCTGATTCTCTCAATTCGTTCTTCCATCACAGACCCTCCCCGAGCAGCTTTCATACATGATTATTATAGTGGAGGGTGTATACCGAGTCAAATATAATTCTTATTTAATAACAATTATTATAAATTTCATAATCGCTGCACTTGCATGTTTCATCAGCGCAGGCGAGATAAATGCTTCGAAAGCAGCTGCCACCGTCATCACTCCACCCATGATGAGAATGAGCATACTATACATAAGAAACCGTGGATAAATTGCCCCGCCCCGCTTCATAAACCGCGACTGAATCAACTGCATCGAAAACGATACACCTGCTGTGGCAACAATAATAACCGCCGGGATCACCAGCAGATTTTGCGGGAGTACAGAAACTACAGCAAAGTATAACCCCTCCCAGTGAAGCTGATTCACCAAAAAACCAACTGTAAAGCCAAGCACGACCCCTTTGAGGAATACCATCAGCAGAATAAGCGGCAACCCGATCACCGACAGGCCAAGCAGCCACATAAATC
It contains:
- the fur gene encoding ferric iron uptake transcriptional regulator; its protein translation is MEERIERIRQQLHEHSYKLTPQREATLRVLLENEEKHLSAEEVWLLVKQKAPETGLATVYRTLELMSELGILDKVNFGDGAVRYDFRSEDAEHHHHHLICVECGTVDEIHEDLLGEVEQAVSDKFRFHILDHRLSFHGVCHRCIDNVDLDEVSKPKPQM
- the spoIIM gene encoding stage II sporulation protein M; amino-acid sequence: MARGKWGQTFQQNLREHSSLYLFTTVLFVMGLGFGAVVVNSLGLTQKQELYMYVSQFFHELKTDNIAEPVRSFQNSLGHYLKYLGFMWLLGLSVIGLPLILLMVFLKGVVLGFTVGFLVNQLHWEGLYFAVVSVLPQNLLVIPAVIIVATAGVSFSMQLIQSRFMKRGGAIYPRFLMYSMLILIMGGVMTVAAAFEAFISPALMKHASAAIMKFIIIVIK